The stretch of DNA ATCCGGCGGCTTTTTTGTGCCCCCCTCCATTCATGCTTTTGGCGATTTCGCTCACATCGGCCAGTTGACCGGGCGCTCGGAAACTTCCGGAAATGAATCCGGGTTCTTTTTCTTTGAGCAACATCACCACTTCTGAACCGGGCGCGCTGCCCATGAGTTCATCAATAATACCACCGGTGTCATCGGAGTTGGCCCCGGTCTCCGCAAGATCTTGCATCGTGATGGTGGAATAGACCAAACGAAGCGTGGGCTCGTATTGAATTTTTGAAAGCACGCGGCCCCACAATTTTAGGGTTGCGAGACTCTTGGTTTTAAAGATGTGTTTGATGATTTCTTGCTGTCTTGCTCCTCTTTCCAAAAGATCCGCAGCCACTTCAAAGGCCTCCGGAGTGGTGTTGGAATGCTGGAAAGAACCCGTATCGGTGATGATTCCCACCAAAAGCAGCGTGGCAATATCTTCGTCAATCAACTCTTCTCCGCGTTCCTTCTCAAAAGTCTGGAGCATGGGCGTGATCATTTGTGTGGTGGCGGAAAATCCATATTCCAAGTAATTGTGGGATCCAAATTTTCCATTGGACGCGTGATGGTCGATGTTGAGCACGGGGATGCGCGAAAACAATTCCTTGTGATCTTCATAGAGTTTGCCGAGTTGCACCAGGTCGCCGGTGTCCACCGTGACCAGAAGATCAAAGTCCGCTTCTTTGTTTTTTAAACTCAGATCGCTTGGAGCAAATCGTCCGGTTTTTGGCGTGACGATGATGTTGATTTTTCCCTGTTCTACCTCATATTTAAGATGATCCACTTCGGCATTTTCCGTGCTCAGAGAAATAACCAAATCACGAGAAGGTTCAAGCCCGGGCTGGATTTGGCTTACAAAGGGGAGAAATTTCAGAATCTCCGGCATGGGGTCGTAAGCCACCACGGTAACCTGTTTTCCCATCTTTCGAAGGGCCGCCATGAGGGCGAGGGAGCTGCCCACACTGTCTCCATCCATCGGTGAAGAAGGTGCAATCAGAATGTTTTTTGCGCCTCTCAGAAGGTCTTCGGCTTGGGTTCTATTGATGAGTTCCATCTTGGTATTATACAATTTTATTCTGTTTTGGTCAAGCCCCTAGGGTTCGCCAAAATAAGCTTCCAGTTTAGCTCACTCCTAAGCCATCCGCAAGGGATTGTGTGGACAGAGAAGCTTGTCCTATCTTTCCATCACTTGATTTTTTTAAGCTTTTCGGTACCATTCAATTACTCGACTCTATGCATTCCTTGCTACTTGAAAAAGGCTCCTTCAGGAGCCTTTTTCTGTGTTCAGTGGTGGAGGTAGGGGGAATCGAACCCCCAGAGCACAGATCTCGACTCCATGCTTGCATCCAATTGCTACCCCCACAACAGCTGAACAAGCTCAATCTAAACTACTGACCTTGATGAAATCCTGAATTTTTCCTTAAACTTTCCTGAAATTTTTATGACAAAATGGCGCTAGTCATGTGGTACATGTTCAAAACTCAGGGCTTAAGTTAAATTTTTCCTCTTTTTGGGGGTCACTATATGCCAATTGTTTGAAGTGCCTAATTGTTCAATTTGGAGGCAAAGCCGTGTATTGTCGGCTCTGTAATTTGGCGCTGCGTCAAAGACATAGCCCTCGGTCCCTACCAGTGGGAGCGGGATCAACTTGCTTCCATTTACCCCCTTCCCCGGACGAAGCTGGACCCTTTGTTCTCCAGGATCGATCGATTGCCCTGTGCTCCTCAGAAGAGCTCCGATGTCACGGTAAAGCCAATCTGGCATACGATAGCATTGGGCCTCATCTGATATACGCTGGGCTTCCCTCTGAGTGATTCCTCCTTCAATTTGTGGCAACTCAGGGAGTGCTTCAACAAAATGAAGAACCCTACTTTCCCCCTGAGGAGATGCTTCTTGCACTGCCAGCCCACATTGGCGCTCAAGAATTTTAGCAACTCTCCCTCTGATATAAGGCGTCTGCAGGACTGCTCTCAATGTATCCATATCAGCTCCTTGGAGACCTACTCTTTCACTGTTGATCATAAGTTCTTCTATAAGCGCACTCTGATCTAATGGGTTTCTTGACATAGCTTTTCGTAAAAGAGCCTTAGTCATACTACTTCTGCATGATTTTGCAAGTTCTATTGAGAAAAATCAACGAGGCGGACTTGG from Candidatus Gracilibacteria bacterium encodes:
- a CDS encoding DHH family phosphoesterase, with translation MELINRTQAEDLLRGAKNILIAPSSPMDGDSVGSSLALMAALRKMGKQVTVVAYDPMPEILKFLPFVSQIQPGLEPSRDLVISLSTENAEVDHLKYEVEQGKINIIVTPKTGRFAPSDLSLKNKEADFDLLVTVDTGDLVQLGKLYEDHKELFSRIPVLNIDHHASNGKFGSHNYLEYGFSATTQMITPMLQTFEKERGEELIDEDIATLLLVGIITDTGSFQHSNTTPEAFEVAADLLERGARQQEIIKHIFKTKSLATLKLWGRVLSKIQYEPTLRLVYSTITMQDLAETGANSDDTGGIIDELMGSAPGSEVVMLLKEKEPGFISGSFRAPGQLADVSEIAKSMNGGGHKKAAGFRIREKTMEEALQITKQNIANFMLPRLGQTPSPVAQAAAPQEETPEEETTRLFPGLASKPQSSIPAPSQGGEDMLLQDFRSRQNPDAALQDKTVRFFQDADGQQKPEPTVGDILSQMGN